The Oryza brachyantha chromosome 7, ObraRS2, whole genome shotgun sequence genomic interval ATTTCGAAACGTCGGGATTAGGCAGGTACAAACAAGTTCCCATTCCGCGCGCCACGTGTCGGGCGTCGGCCACGCTGCACGCACGTCGCGCTCCACTcgtctctcctcccttctccttcctcttctcGAAGCagccacctccgccccgcccgccCTCAAATCCGGCCCCCGATCTCCGCGAGCCGccgcatccatccatccattctcGAGCTTTCTGCGGCCGTCACACCACCAccctcccgccgcccgcgcgaTCACCTCCACGAAGGGGGGCCACCGGATCTCCGCCGTCGGAGAAGGTCGGAACCACCATCGAGAAGCACCGGCTCCTCTTCCTACTCGCTCTACTTTTGTAGTCCTGTTTGATGAGGACGTACGGGTTTAGTTCGTGCGCGGTCTTAGAACAGGAAATGGGTTTCTGCTCTGGCTTTTGTTTCAGTCATAGATTCCATTACTTCTCTTTGCCTGATCTAAGAATGCCTGCATCATGCGTTGATGAAATCGATGGTTTTGGTAGTCTCTCCCAAGTCCCATCCCATGTTTTGTTGGATCATCTGTGAGATGGAGTCGCGTTCTGTTTGGTATAATAGGTTCGTGAATTAATCGCCAGATTAGGACAGTAATTAGTAGATCAGTGTTGCTGTGAATGTATGATCTGTATGGATGTGATACTGTTGTGCTGAAATTGCATAGCAGATCCATTTGATGGTGACCAGAAAGTGGTAAACTGCAGGAACTTGCACACCCGAGGTCACAATTCAAGATGGGGAAAGAAAAGCAATCTGGAACCGTGGACGCAGTTGGGATCAAGCCgaaagaggaagagaagaagTCCAAGGAGGAGATACACCTCAAGATTAAGAGCAAGGATAAGTCTTCAGGTGGTGAGGATGACAAGAAGGAGATTGAGATTGAGGTCAAAGCCAAGATCGTGGACAAGGAAGAGGTGAAGCTTGACTCGGATGATGGTGCAAAATCTTCAGGAAAAagtaaagagaaaaagaaagacaaggaaaagaagaaatcaGAGAAGCATGATGAAGAAAATGGCGATAATGAGAAGGCAAGCAAAAAGAAGGATACAAAGGAGAAAGATAAGAAAAAGAGCGAAGACGGTGCGGATTTAGAAAAGGagacaaagaaaaacaaggaGAAGAAATCAGAGAAGCGCGATGATGAATGTGGAGACGATAAGAAGGAGAGtaagaagaaggagaaaaaagaggaTAAGGGAAAGGAGAAGGATGAGTTGGAGTCAAAGGTTTCTGGTGATGAAAAACAAGACAAAGACAAGAAAAGCAAGATCAAGAAGAAGGGTGAAGATATTGACAAGGATGTAGCAGAAAGTGACAAGGATCCCATGTCCGGAGGTTCGGGCACAAGAGAAATCAAGCTAACGAAAGATGAATCAgataagaaagagaaagacACTTctgaagagaaaaaggaaggagaatCCAAAACGGcggagaagagaaaaagagacaAGGAGAAGAAGCAAGATGAACATGCGGAAGACAGTGAGGATGaagagggaaagaaaaaagacaaggaaatgaaagaaaagaagaaagataaGAGTGATAAAAAGGAAGAAGGCAAGAAGAAATATAAGGATGGTGatgagggggaggagggcaagaagaaagaaaagaaaaaagagaagtcTACCAAGGAGAAGATGAATGATCCAACGAAGCTTAAGGCGAAACTGGAGAAGATTGACACCAAGATACAAGAGCTACAAGCTAAGAAGGAGGACATCCTGAGGCAGCTCAAGGAGCAGCTGAAAGAGGAGCTGGAAGGGGGCAGCAGGCGCAAGGATACCATTGAAGAGAAGCCTGCACAGATACTGGAAAAGGGCAGCGAGGACATCAAGACCATTGAAGAGAAGCCTGTAGAGACAGTTGAAGAGAGCAGGGAGTGCAAGAACAATGGAAAAGAAGAGAATCCTGTTGCTGCAGCCTGATCCTGTTGAACTTCAAAGGACTAAAGGTTGTTCAGACCCTTGCTTTGTGCTTGTAACAAGAATTCTGGTCTTGGTCTCTGCTCTCTCTGTATGCAGCAAAGTAGATATATACATACTTGAGTGTAAGAATATGGGGGTGTATCCTTATCGAGAAAAATGAACCTGTACTGTTTACGACAGAATGCTCTCTCCTACTTCTGAAAGTATGTTCAGAAAGCCTCTGTGGCTGTTATCTATTTGAGTTATGGTTCTATTTGAATTATCTTCAGAAAGGCCATGTGACAGGGTATGTTTGGATCTGATCATCATAACTCAATTTCATTCCCTAATTCGTATATTTGCTCATTTGAGTTCAAAATGTACAGTCAAAATATTTCTTCTCAAACAAAATCTCTCTTATTAGCTCAATATACATTATGCAACGACTACTGATGTTCACCACTATTAAGTATTGATCTCCCTTCTTTGTTGAGGACCAAACCAGGCAGTGTTACCTCCTGTGCTAAAGGACTGGTTGATAACCAAAAAGGTGCTGACTGGTAAGATCGCCAAACTGGCGGTTTATTTCGAGCAAAGGCCCTCCAAATACTTCTCCACATTGTCTAAGCCGCACAGCTCCTTCACCGTGGGCATGATGGCAGGAACTTGAAGATCAAAAAAGGGAGGTGAAGATCCAGGCCTGGAACAGTGGTACTCCTCTCTTGCTGCTCTAATTGCTTCCCTTGTTGCACAATGCACCGAGGCAGCAAGCAGCAAAGGCGGCTCCCCAGAAGCTGCAACCAGGAAGAAAATTGGAAGAACAAAAAGGTAACGAATTAACTATGCCCAAATGCTAACACCAAACAGACTTGAAATCAaggctataaatttaaaaaagagaGTATCTACGTTGGTCGTGTGTTGAATCCAAATTATAgtagtgttaattaattgaataCATATTAGAGCACTACAACACTTGTAGCTCTATATATGTTTGCAATTTCGTATCACAAAGATGTTCCTAATTTCAAGAGACCATGATCTAGTTCTATAGACAGTGGAAAACtaataaaccaattttatgagttaaaaataatcaaatttatgaGTTATTTTGAAGGCAAAATACCTTTTGAAGAGAGCACACGTTTCTTTTGGAATCCACTGGAGAGTAGCTTAACGTTGAACTGTTTCGGGATGGTGTCCACAGTAGGAATCTTGTATGTCCAGGTCCCATCCGAGACAACCAGCCCATCGGAATTCGTCACATACTCCTCGTTCATGAAATACCCAATTCCCTGAACAAAGGCCCCTTCaacctgaaaaaaaaggagcaaaggatcaaacattttaatttaagTCGTTGTGTcagtaaaattaaaagaagGTGATACATGATCCATTTACTACGAATGTACAACCTGCTACAGGCTAGAAGATTGTAAACCCTAACATCAACTTCTGACTTGTCAATTTATTAATAGAACAAAATTTAGGTCCTTTAGGGAA includes:
- the LOC102715033 gene encoding nucleolar protein 58-like codes for the protein MGKEKQSGTVDAVGIKPKEEEKKSKEEIHLKIKSKDKSSGGEDDKKEIEIEVKAKIVDKEEVKLDSDDGAKSSGKSKEKKKDKEKKKSEKHDEENGDNEKASKKKDTKEKDKKKSEDGADLEKETKKNKEKKSEKRDDECGDDKKESKKKEKKEDKGKEKDELESKVSGDEKQDKDKKSKIKKKGEDIDKDVAESDKDPMSGGSGTREIKLTKDESDKKEKDTSEEKKEGESKTAEKRKRDKEKKQDEHAEDSEDEEGKKKDKEMKEKKKDKSDKKEEGKKKYKDGDEGEEGKKKEKKKEKSTKEKMNDPTKLKAKLEKIDTKIQELQAKKEDILRQLKEQLKEELEGGSRRKDTIEEKPAQILEKGSEDIKTIEEKPVETVEESRECKNNGKEENPVAAA